The genomic stretch AGAAGATCATGTAGGGGTGGAGGTCCGGATTGAAAGGACAGTAAAGCTAAATCACTACTCAAGAACATATGAACTGGAAGACTACTCGCATCGCAGCCAAAATCGATGAATATGCTGATATTTTTTAACATTTCTATTTCACTGTCATTGTACATTTACGATCTCCGATGTACACTATTCTACTACTTTTATCTTGTATAGTTTTGGGCAGGTCAGTAGGTCAAACTGGCATCTTTTTATACTCTCCGGTATTcattcatattcatatggAAGTGTTTCGCAATAAATAATATCATAGTACAAATATAATTATCGCAGGGGGATCCTATGGGTCCCGTTTATAAGTGTGTGTGGTCCTACTGCTACGTGAATTCTATCAAAAAAGAAGCACAAGGGGATAATGGTGTGAAAGATGACGACAGCGTGTGATAAAATCAAGTGTCGCGAGAGATGGTCTTTTGAATTTTGGCCCACGGAAGATCTCCTTCGAATAAGGTATCTTCCCCGCCTTCAGCATCGCCGGGACACCAATCAAGCAATGATGCGATTTCGGGAGACGAAGTATGGTAGGGATGATATCTTGCGAAGGGATTCCGTGAGCGGCGCTTATTGATTAATAATGAATGACACCCATATAAGTCGAGGCTGTATGGGAGGTACCCATTCTTTTTCTGCGAGTATCATGAATGAACATATATATGGttagagaagaaagaaaacaaacgGACCTCTCCCTCTATCGCGTTCGTGCCACCATCATGGTTTGGATCTACTCCCACGTAGTAGAACTTATTTCTAGGCCATTTTATAGCTTTTCGATGCAGTTCTGTAAATCTTTGTCTCTTGAACTCGTATCCGACGATGGTAATCTTGGTTGGGAAGTGCCCTGTGAATTCTTGGAAGCGCGCAATCGAGAACAAAAGGTTTTGATAAGAATCCATCGCATAGTTTTCGGTTGTCGTCCTCATCTCAATAGATGATAATGATTGGTCAGAGCCTCTGGAAAGTATGCCTGCCGTTTGTGCGAGTCGTAGATACGATTCTGCCTCAGTCGTTGAAGATGCAGTTTTTGTTTGACCTCTTTGGGTTGACTTAGTTGCATTATCACAAAATCATGGAGGACCTTACCCGGAGAAGATAAGAAGTGATTTTGGATCTTCTTTAGCGAGTTGTACACTGACGAACACACGATGAATGTGACACATGGACCCAAAGAGTTGTATTATCTTACCTTTTCAAGATATGCTCATAAAATGCCTGCACACGACCGGGTCCTGTTTGGTATGGTTCCAGAAACCAGTCTTTCTCTTCTAGCCAGGAGTGGGATGCACCCTTCCAAATAGAATGACAAGGTACAACGATTAGGTGGTCGAGGGATGCTCGCTCCTTAGGATGGCTAACTGCTAGCAGAGAGGCCCGATTCCGGTACTGAGTTAAAGCAATTGAAGAGTCGGACAACCAATACCGCAAGTTGAGaagcagagaaagagaacatATTCCAATCAGCAAGAAGACGCCGAGATTCGTTAGCCTTGACCGCCTGGTCAATGATTCCAGGAGTTTCTTGCGAGGGGAAGTATCCAAACGAGCCCTGCGTTGATATCTGGATACTGAAGGTGATGGAAGCATGAAATATGGTCCCTTTTCAGCATTCCTCTCGTTCCTAATGACGAGGGAGACGTTGGGGACGATGAGGTATGGCTTGGAATGAAGGCAGCATTTGTGTGACGAGTCGCCATTATCCAAATAAAGAAAGTCTGTTTATTTATAATATGTGGCTGTGAACTAGATTACAGTAATTTTTTCTAAATTCATGCACTTCGTGAAAACCCTGATGCAGAAATCGATTAATTGCTGACTAGACAGGGAAATAGTGTTGAATAATTTAGTTATCATAGAGTCAATTATGCTTCCTTAACGCTAACGTAAATCAAAAGTTGCGAAGGTTTACTACTGCGTTGACTCTTGCTCTATTGCCCATTTTACGGCTTCTTCAACATTTTCTGCGCAGTGTGTGGGCAAATGAGAAGGTGGTCCCCTTGATGGATCATAAACACCTGTCTTAACCAGGACTGAGGACCAATTTGCAGCATTTGCACCGGCGATATCTTAGATCCAAGTCAATACATTGACAACGCTTCGAGTTAATAattcaaaacatacctgatTCTGGATTGTCTGCATGAAAAAATGATTGATATCATCCGCTGGATATCACTTGGACAAATAAAATTCTTACCTCCAATCATATATCTGCATGATCCTCAGAACCGGCTTTCATCTGAAAAAAATAGAAGGCTTACATTCGCGGGGTGTATGGGGTTTCAGCACCGTATAAATCTTTGATACGCTCCTGTAGAAGTTCTTTGGCAAAAGAATATGTGGCCTCAGTGGGCTTCCCGTATTGTACATGGGGGTATTCAGCTCCAGTTATATCCTTTTACAATTAGTAAATTGGTCGGGAAAGcggagagaaaaggaagtATACCTTGAAGACAGCTTGGAATGCCGTTTTGAAAGCCCCTTGGCCGAGTCTTGGCCTATCGAAGTCTGATTTCCACAGGAGGTCGGGGTTACAAAATATTAGCTTCACAGGCTCTTTCTGTTTGTCCAAATCTCGGTAAGGGCCGCCAATAATCCCTGAGGACAAAATCACATCGCATGCAACCTGAACTGAATTACTTGAAGATTAGCTATGAGATTGAATGTTATCCTTTGGAGAGACTCGCCGTCAAGAGCCCAATTTCTTGGGTCGTGATAGACAAAAATGGCTGATATGGGTGTGTTGGAAAAGTCGACATCCTACATGATATCTATTAGCTAGTTGGCATCTAGTCGATTGAAGAATAACTAAGCACCTCTGTACATTTCTTTTCTATATCTGACAACTTGTGGAAAGGCCACACACTGATAGCCCCATGAATAGTTTATGGAATTGTAAAAACCGCGGGACTTACGCTGGATTCCACGCCAGGACGTCTAGCGTCGTGTACGCTTTCTGGTAGCCATATCTTGTAATTTTCCGTTAAATGACTCATACAAGCattaaagaaagaaagatacCCTTTCGCAACTTGTCGAACAGTATCTAATTCCCCACCTAGAACTAGCACTGGT from Psilocybe cubensis strain MGC-MH-2018 chromosome 2, whole genome shotgun sequence encodes the following:
- a CDS encoding hypothetical protein (Uncharacterized protein C57A10.07) encodes the protein MRTTTENYAMDSYQNLLFSIARFQEFTGHFPTKITIVGYEFKRQRFTELHRKAIKWPRNKFYYVGVDPNHDGGTNAIEGEKKNGYLPYSLDLYGCHSLLINKRRSRNPFARYHPYHTSSPEIASLLDWCPGDAEGGEDTLFEGDLPWAKIQKTISRDT
- a CDS encoding putative CDP-alcohol phosphatidyltransferase class-I family protein C22A12.08c produces the protein MQLYCVRHILKGKNYKPSFRCIIARGRDLSQLNLGAKLGANQPPPLAFAFDIDGVLLRGPDVLPAAKRALDILEGNNPFNKKIPYILLTNGGGVAEHERCKKLSAQLGFPISPSQYCQAHTILRRSAHEYQDKPVLVLGGELDTVRQVAKGYGYQKAYTTLDVLAWNPAVWPFHKLSDIEKKCTEDVDFSNTPISAIFVYHDPRNWALDGDNSVQVACDVILSSGIIGGPYRDLDKQKEPVKLIFCNPDLLWKSDFDRPRLGQGAFKTAFQAVFKDITGAEYPHVQYGKPTEATYSFAKELLQERIKDLYGAETPYTPRM